CCGGTTCGATGAGCGGCGTGGAGGAAACGGACCGTGGGTGAGACTCGGCGAGAAGGCGAGCGAGAGCGGACCTTCGCAGCAGGCGCCGACGAGCCCGAGCGGCACCGCGCCTCCCGTCGACTCTACCGTTGGGGCGCACATCGAGGGCTCGCACCGCGTCCTTCTTTCACGTCCGGGCTGAGGTGGGAGCGCATCGTCATATCGATTGTGGCGTGCCCCATCAGCTCCTGGATGGCCTTGAGCGGCACCCCACGCATGGCGAGGGCTGGCGAAGGTGTGGCGCAGTGTGTGCCAGGCGATGGGCCGAATGCCCGCCCGCTCCGCGTTCCGGAGGATGGTCTCCGCGCAGGTGTGCTGGGGATTGCGGATGAAGCCGCCGTCCCGCAGGGGGAACACCCAGGGTGAGTCGATGCGCCGCAGGTACTCCCGCAGGGCATTCAGTGCCCGCTCTTTGGCGGTACTTCCCGCTCGCGCCCACCCTTCGGGGTGCCGAGGTGACCCCGGAGGAGGACGTTGCGCTTCACCAGCAGCCTCCCGGAGGCCTGGTCCACGTAGTCCCAGGACAGGGCTGCCAGCTCGCCGATGCGCGGGCCGGTGTTGAGGGCCAGGGAGATCATCGCCTTCCACCGGCCGGGCTCCGCGTGCGCCTCCAGTTGCTCCGCTTCTTCGAAGGCAGGTGCGCAGGTCTCATGCTGACGCTGGCGCGTACGCTCGGTGCGGTGCACCGCAAGAACGTTCTGCACCGTAATGTGAAGCGCGACAACATCCTCATTCGCTCGCGCAATGGGGAGTTCGTGCTGGTGGACTTCGGTATCGGAAACGTGCTTGAGGCCACGACGCTACTCGGTGCTGGCCTGCTACCGCCAGGGACGCAGGAATACGTGAGCCCGGAAGCGTGGCGCTTCCTCGGTGAGAACGTAGGAGAGCCCGTCACTTACAAGTCCCGCGTTTCGGACGAGCTGTGGGCGCTGGGGCGTCACGTTCTACTGGCTCCTCACCAGCCGGCTGCCGTTTGGCACTCGGCGTAACGCCCTCATGGTGAAGGCGATTCTCAGTCCAGGGAAGATGCAGGATTCCTTCAGGTCGCCATGTTATGGCCTGCTCAGTTATGAAAATGGTTCTGGATTCCATGGAACGCAGGCCGTTTTCACCCCTCGTGGAGACAACGTTTGAAGCTCTGAACAGAGGACAAGAGGTCCTCGCGGACAGGGTCGTTCACTGGAAGCTCATTTCCGGGTTGGGCAAAGAATGTCTCAACGCCATGTAGAATCGATTTACAGAGAACTGTGGACTCGGCTTCGCCAAGCTCTGTCGTTCCGCAACGAGCTGAGATACGCCCCTGCTTGGACTTCTTGAGCCAAACGGAAAAAGAGGAGTCCGTTCCGACGAACCTATACTCAGACCGCTCCCCCCTCAACAGCGTCTCCAGTCCGTAGAGAAGATCCGTAATGGCAATGGCCAGCATCATTGCCTGGTCTGGGCTCTTTCCACGCGATGTGCAAATTCCTTTTTCCCCCCGAAAAAGTCATGTGCCCCAGATCGAATCCTGAACGCTCTGAGCCCATCTGCTCATCGAGCCACTCACACTGAAATACGACCATTCAATCCCCCTCTCTTGATGGAAAACATTGATGACCCGAATCGCCTCATCCCATTTCGCCACGTCACGAATGCGTTGACATCCATTGATTCCTGGTCGCACGGATTCGAGGCAGCAGGAGCTGTTCACACTCCTCGTCCGACCAGGTTCCACCAGGAAAGACGTGCCATGCGCCAGTAGCAGCAGCATCTCCCAGAGATAGGCAGAATGCTTTCTGCGGGTATGCGATGGTCTTGATTCTTCCTTTGGACGCATCGAGCGACAAATATTCGAGCAGCCAACGCATCATTTCACATACTCCATGGCCTGCTGCGGCCATTTTGCGCAGCTGGACAATCAAGCTCATGTCCAAGCTCGTGTTGATTCCCATGGCCTCATGCCTCATTTGGTGAACTACATCGTCCTTCGACGAGACTTGACTCGACCGAAAGAAGCCTCCGAGTCCGAGCCTGGCGGTTTCACTGCCGACCGAGACGCTCGGAGACGGCACGGAGCATCGCCCCCAGACGGTTGAAATCCACCGTGGTGACGATGCCTCCCTCCAGCACCCGCTGGAGCTCCGCCCAATCATCGATGAGAGAG
The Archangium lipolyticum genome window above contains:
- a CDS encoding protein kinase domain-containing protein, which codes for MRLQLLRFFEGRCAGLMLTLARTLGAVHRKNVLHRNVKRDNILIRSRNGEFVLVDFGIGNVLEATTLLGAGLLPPGTQEYVSPEAWRFLGENVGEPVTYKSRVSDELWALGRHVLLAPHQPAAVWHSA
- a CDS encoding site-specific integrase — translated: MISLALNTGPRIGELAALSWDYVDQASGRLLVKRNVLLRGHLGTPKGGREREVPPKSGH